In Liolophura sinensis isolate JHLJ2023 chromosome 2, CUHK_Ljap_v2, whole genome shotgun sequence, a genomic segment contains:
- the LOC135463155 gene encoding uncharacterized protein LOC135463155: MKLFCCSVVVLVLLQSLIPVIRAEVPEPRDPDVRAPEKRQLVTGILSAALPTLSNLLLKETHLDKFVGKAVGWVTSFFGGQSGDMPLEGTQMKLHYNVHHCTLHFGKRFLASKHCKAEVSEAHTKTSESCTEGSQEKALKCAVKKEVTKLEALAKAVVAQQAKPKRQLVTGILSAALPTLSNLLLKETHLDKFVGKAVGWVTSFFGGQSGDMPLEGTQMKLHYNVHHCTLHFGKRFLASKRCKAEVSEAHTKTSESCTEGSQEKALKCAVKKEVTKLEALAKAVVAQQAKPKRQLVTGILSAALPSLSNLLLKETHLDKFVGKAVGWVTSFFGGQSGDMPLEGTQMKLHYNVHHCTLHFGKRFLASKHCKAEVSEAHTKTSESCTEGSQEKALKCAVKKEVTKLEALAKAVVAQQAKPKY, encoded by the exons ATGAAGCTTTTTT GCTGCTCAGTCGTCGTGTTAGTCCTTCTCCAGTCCCTCATTCCGGTCATCCGGGCCGAGGTACCGGAGCCGAGAGACCCGGATGTCAGAGCGCCGGAGAAGCGTCAGCTGGTGACAGGCATCCTGTCCGCGGCTCTCCCAACCCTCAGTAATCTCTTACTGAAGGAGACCCATCTTGATAAGTTTGTGGGCAAGGCCGTTGGCTGGGTGACGTCCTTTTTCGGCGGCCAGAGCGGAGAC ATGCCGCTGGAGGGTACCCAGATGAAGCTTCACTACAACGTCCATCACTGCACGCTTCACTTTGGCAAAAGATTTTTAG CCTCCAAACATTGTAAGGCTGAGGTCAGCGAAGCTCACACCAAGACCTCCGAATCCTGCACCGAGGGTAGTCAGGAGAAAGCGTTGAAGTGCGCCGTCAAGAAAGAGGTGACGAAACTGGAGGCCCTGGCTAAAGCCGTCGTGGCTCAACAAGCGAAACCCAAACGTCAGTTGGTGACAGGCATCCTGTCCGCGGCTCTCCCAACCCTCAGTAATCTCTTACTGAAGGAGACCCATCTTGATAAGTTTGTAGGCAAGGCCGTTGGCTGGGTGACGTCCTTCTTTGGTGGCCAGAGCGGAGAC ATGCCGCTGGAGGGTACCCAGATGAAGCTTCACTACAACGTCCATCACTGCACCCTTCACTTTGGTAAAAGATTTTTAG CCTCCAAACGTTGTAAGGCCGAGGTCAGTGAAGCTCACACCAAGACCTCCGAATCCTGCACCGAGGGTAGTCAGGAGAAAGCGTTGAAGTGCGCCGTCAAGAAAGAGGTGACGAAACTGGAGGCCCTGGCTAAAGCCGTCGTGGCTCAACAAGCGAAACCCAAACGTCAGCTGGTGACAGGCATCCTGTCCGCGGCTCTACCCTCCCTCAGTAATCTCTTACTGAAGGAGACCCATCTTGATAAGTTTGTGGGCAAGGCCGTTGGCTGGGTCACTTCATTCTTTGGTGGTCAGAGCGGTGAC ATGCCGCTGGAGGGTACCCAGATGAAGCTCCACTACAATGTCCATCACTGCACCCTTCACTTTGGCAAAAGATTTCTAG CCTCCAAACATTGTAAGGCTGAGGTCAGCGAAGCTCACACCAAAACCTCCGAATCCTGTACCGAGGGTAGTCAGGAGAAAGCGTTGAAGTGCGCCGTCAAGAAAGAGGTGACGAAACTGGAGGCTCTGGCTAAGGCCGTCGTGGCTCAACAAGCGAAACCCAAATATTGA